A part of Desulfofundulus salinus genomic DNA contains:
- the ftsY gene encoding signal recognition particle-docking protein FtsY — translation MGFFNRLKESLTKTRQGLVEKIENLIIGRQAIDESLFDELEEVLIGADVGVETALELMETLRRQVKERKIKDPEQLKPLLQDLIQDILSTGERSLNRGGPPTVILVVGVNGVGKTTTIGKLAHYFKSRGERVLLGAADTFRAAAIDQLEIWGRRVGVDVIKHKEGSDPAAVAYDALQAARARKMDMLIIDTAGRLHTKSNLMDELKKIRRVLGRELPGAPHEVLLVLDATTGQNAISQACLFGEATGVTGIVLTKLDGTAKGGVIIGIRQILDIPVKFIGIGEGVEDLRPFNPQEFVAALFEK, via the coding sequence ATGGGGTTTTTTAACCGCCTGAAAGAGAGTTTAACGAAAACCCGCCAGGGTCTGGTGGAAAAAATCGAAAATCTCATTATCGGACGCCAGGCCATTGATGAAAGCCTCTTTGATGAGCTGGAGGAAGTGCTAATCGGAGCCGACGTGGGGGTGGAAACGGCCCTGGAGTTGATGGAAACCCTGCGCCGGCAGGTTAAAGAACGAAAGATAAAAGATCCCGAACAGTTAAAGCCCCTTTTGCAGGACCTCATCCAGGACATCTTAAGCACAGGCGAGAGGTCCCTTAACCGGGGTGGCCCCCCCACGGTAATCCTGGTAGTGGGGGTTAACGGCGTGGGCAAGACCACCACCATCGGTAAGCTGGCCCACTACTTCAAATCCCGGGGAGAGCGGGTACTTCTCGGGGCGGCGGATACCTTCCGGGCGGCGGCCATCGATCAGCTGGAGATCTGGGGCCGGCGGGTAGGAGTGGATGTGATCAAGCATAAAGAAGGGTCTGACCCGGCAGCCGTAGCCTATGATGCCCTGCAGGCGGCCAGGGCACGAAAAATGGACATGCTCATTATCGATACCGCCGGCCGGCTGCACACCAAAAGCAACCTCATGGATGAACTGAAAAAAATCCGCCGGGTGCTGGGTCGGGAACTGCCCGGGGCACCCCACGAGGTGTTGCTGGTGCTGGATGCCACCACAGGGCAAAATGCCATTTCCCAGGCCTGCCTGTTTGGCGAGGCCACCGGTGTGACGGGCATTGTCCTGACCAAGCTGGATGGTACGGCCAAGGGCGGGGTGATTATCGGCATCCGCCAGATCCTGGACATCCCGGTTAAATTCATTGGTATCGGTGAAGGAGTGGAGGACCTGCGTCCCTTTAACCCGCAGGAGTTTGTAGCCGCCTTATTTGAGAAATAG